Sequence from the Anaerolineae bacterium genome:
CCAACTGGGCTACCTGCCCGAAGCGGTGGTCAACTGGATCGCCCTCATGGGGTGGTCTTATGACGACCATACCGAATTCTTCACCCTGGACGACCTCATCGAGAAGTTCAGCCTGGACCGTTTGAAGCCCTCCCCGGCGGCGGTGAACTTCAAGAAACTGGATCATTTCAACGGCCTGCACATCCGGGCCCTGCCGGAAGAAGAACTGGCCCGGCGATTGGTACCGTACTTCCATGCCGCCGGATACCCGCAGGTGGACGCCGAGGCCCTGAAGCCCATCGTGCCCCTGATTCAGACCCGCATCACCACCTTGGACGATGCGCCGGCCATCGCCGGGTTCTTCTTCCGCGAAGAGGTCGAACCGGCGAACCCGGAGGACTTGATTCCCAAGAAGTTGGACGCGGCGCAGGCGCTGGAGGTGGCGCGGGAGGCCCTGGCCGTGCTGGAGGCCGTGCCCGATTTCCGCGCCGAGACCACCGAGCCGCCCATGCGGGCGCTGGTGGAACGCCTGGGTTTGAAGGCGGGGCAGGTGTTCGGCCTGGTGCGCGTGGCGGTGACCGGCCAGCGGGTCAGCCCGCCCCTTTTCGAGAGCATGGAAATCGTGGGCAAGGAGAAAAGCCTGCAGCGTTTGCGCCGCGCCATTGCCTTGCTGGAGCAACAGGCCTAGTCGGCAGGCCCTGTTCGCTCTTGACGCAGAAATCAACCCAGGGTAAACTTACGCCATGCTGCTGAAATCCACTCGCGCGATGATGGCCGTTATTATGATGATGTGCATTCCCCAGCCTTCGGCGGCTCGTGGGTGGCCTTCGCGCGGGTGAAGATTTTGCCGGTTTGTTGTCGCCCGGCCCCCGGCCTGAGCCGCCGGGGGCTTTTCTTTTTCCATCAGAAGGAGGACGACATCATGAGCGGTGCCTCGGATTTCCCATCCCTGCCTTCTGGTCTGGCTTCGGATACCCTGGCCGTACAAGGTGGGCGGCAGGCGTACCCTTACCATGCCCTAACCGCGCCGGTGGTGCTCTCGGCGCCGTTTGTCTTCCGCAACGCGGAGGAGGTGGACGCCTTCGTGCAGGCCAAGCGGCAAGGCCAAACGCCTTTCCGCGAGTATGGGCGTTACGGAAACCCCACCGTGGAAGCCGCCGAGCGGCATCTGGCCACTTTGGAAGGGGCGGAGGCGGCCCTGCTCTTCGCTTCGGGGATGAGCGCCATCACCACGGCGCTGTTGGTGCTGCTCCCTCCGGGCAGCCATCTGGTGCTCACCCAGGATATGTACCGCCGGACCCGCGAATTCGTGGGGACCTGGTTGCCCCGTCTGGGGGTGAGGCACACCATCGTCCCACCGGGCGATCACGAGGCGCTGCGCACCGCCCTGCGGCCCGAAACGCGCCTGCTCTTCTCCGAGGTTCCCACCAATCCCTACCTGCGGGTGCCCGACCTGGAGCGCATGGTGGCTCTGGCGCGTCGTCAGGGCGCGCTGGTGGCCGTGGACGCCACCCTAGCCTCGCCGGTGAATCTGCGCCCCCTGGACTTTGGGGTGGATTTGGTGTTTCATTCGGCCACCAAGTACCTGGGCGGTCATCATGACCTCCTGGCGGGGGTGGTGGCGGGTCATGAGGAACTCATCCAGCGGCTGCGGGAGGCCATGGGCGTGCTGGGAGGGGTCTGTGCACCGCAAACGGCTTTCTTGCTCATCCGGGGCCTGAAGACCTTGGGACTGCGCGTGGCGCAACACAACCGCAATGGGCAGGCGGTTGCCGCCTTTCTGGAAGGGCATCCGGCGGTGGAGCGGGTCTGGTATCCGGGACTGCCCAGCCATCCTGACCATGTGGTGGCCCGGCGACAGATGAAAGGTTTCGGCGGCGTGGTGTCCTTTGTGCTCAAGGGAGGGCTGGACGCGGCGCGGCAGTTTCTGGATGCGCTGCGCATCCCCCTTTTGGGGCCTTCGCTGGGGGGCGTGGAATCCCTGGTCATGTTGCCGGCATTGATGTCCTACACCAACCTGAGCGCTGAGCAGCGGGCCGCTTTGGGCATCCCCGATGGCCTGGTGCGCCTGGCCCTGGGCATTGAGGACACGGAAGACTTGTTGCAGGATTTGGCGGAGGCCTTGGCGCAAGTCGGGGTATAATCGTTTTGTGATGACGGATTGGAAAGAAGCCTATCGAGAAGAACTGGCCCTGGCCGAGCAAGACCGTAGGGCGGGCAAAGAAGGCCGGGCGCGGGTGCGGGCGCGGCGGGCCGCCGGGCATATCGTGGGAGAGTACCTCCGCCGAAGAGGGTTGCCCGACCCAGGGCCCAACGCGCTGGATCGGCTGCGTTTCTTGCAAGGGATGGCCGGCCTGCCGGCCGAGGTGTATGTTCTGATAGCACACCTGACGATGAAGGTCGATGTGAACTATCGGCTGCCAGACGGGGTGGACTTGCTGGCCGATGCCCAGCGGCTGGCCGAGGTGCTGTTAGGCGAAGGGTAGCCGCCGGGCGTGGGGATGGCCTGGCGGCGTGTTCCTTCTGGCCAGTTGCGGTATAATGTGGCCCCTTCAAGAGGGAAATTTTGAACGAAAGGAGGTGTGCCCCAGCGATTGATCATCCGATAGCGAACACCACCCTATGGCCGGGAAGCCAGCGCCAGGCCCTGAGCCGCTTTGTAGAGTTCAGGGTGACGAGGTGGAGGGTTCCTCACCGCAAGGTGAGGCTAACCGGAGCGGAAGAGCTCCGCGCCGGGAAAATCGAAGGATCGGCGGATGCCCTCCGGGGGACGGCCACTCCCCCGCTTCCCGCAATCATCAGGGGGATATCGGACCGGAAGTCTCAACGCCGCGCGGGTAACCGGGCGGACAAAGGGCTTCTGGCGTGGCCGAGCGTTCTCATTCATCAAGCAGGAGACGCCGGGAAAGAGGCACCGGGAGCTGCCTAGTGGGCCGTGCTCTCGTTGTGGCTGCTTCCTGCCAACCTTAACTGAATGGAGGCCTTTGATGTGCGGTATTGTCGGTTATATCGGGCCGCGTGACGCGACGCCCATACTCTTGAACGGCTTGAAGCGCTTGGAATATCGCGGGTACGACTCGGCCGGTGTGGCTGTGTTGAAGGATGGCCGCATTGAGATTCGCCGTGACGCGGGGAAAATCAGCCGCCTAGAGGTGTTGGTGGCCCAGAACCCCTTACAGGGGACCATCGGCATTGGACACACCCGCTGGG
This genomic interval carries:
- a CDS encoding PLP-dependent transferase → MSGASDFPSLPSGLASDTLAVQGGRQAYPYHALTAPVVLSAPFVFRNAEEVDAFVQAKRQGQTPFREYGRYGNPTVEAAERHLATLEGAEAALLFASGMSAITTALLVLLPPGSHLVLTQDMYRRTREFVGTWLPRLGVRHTIVPPGDHEALRTALRPETRLLFSEVPTNPYLRVPDLERMVALARRQGALVAVDATLASPVNLRPLDFGVDLVFHSATKYLGGHHDLLAGVVAGHEELIQRLREAMGVLGGVCAPQTAFLLIRGLKTLGLRVAQHNRNGQAVAAFLEGHPAVERVWYPGLPSHPDHVVARRQMKGFGGVVSFVLKGGLDAARQFLDALRIPLLGPSLGGVESLVMLPALMSYTNLSAEQRAALGIPDGLVRLALGIEDTEDLLQDLAEALAQVGV